One genomic segment of Mangifera indica cultivar Alphonso chromosome 6, CATAS_Mindica_2.1, whole genome shotgun sequence includes these proteins:
- the LOC123218461 gene encoding probable glutathione S-transferase parA: MTSYLRPDLLAYISNNENVINSPTISSPIHYKFDIIFLFLYNSLLKQMENQLLLLDFWASSFAVRARISLAEKGIKYESREENLFDKSPLLLEMNPVHKKVPVLIHNGKPICESLVIIQYLDEVWPHKSPLLPSHPYLRSQAKFWADYVDKNLYGIGRRIWSGKGEDQEAAKKELIVLLKNLEAELGDKPYFGGENFGFVDVALIPFTAWFYTYETRGNFSIEAECPKIVAWAKRCREKESVSKSLPHPHKIYDYAMDLKKKLGIE; encoded by the exons ATGACATCATACTTGCGCCCTGACCTTCTTGCGTACATTTCTAATaatgaaaatgttataaatagcCCAACTATCTCATCACCAATTCACTACAAATTTGAtatcatatttcttttcttgtacAATTCATTGTTGAAGCAAATGGAGAACCAACTGCTTTTGTTGGATTTTTGGGCAAGCTCTTTTGCAGTAAGAGCGAGAATCTCATTGGCTGAAAAGGGAATCAAGTACGAAAGCAGGGAAGAGAATCTGTTTGATAAAAGTCCGCTACTGTTAGAGATGAATCCAGTTCATAAGAAAGTCCCTGTACTAATTCATAATGGAAAACCCATTTGTGAATCCCTTGTGATTATTCAATACCTCGACGAGGTTTGGCCTCACAAATCTCCTCTTCTCCCTTCTCATCCTTACCTCCGATCTCAAGCAAAATTCTGGGCTGATTATGTCGACAAAAAT CTATACGGTATTGGGAGGAGGATTTGGAGTGGCAAAGGAGAAGATCAAGAGGCAGCAAAGAAAGAGTTAATCGTGCTTCTCAAAAATTTGGAAGCGGAGCTCGGAGACAAACCGTACTTTGGCGgagagaattttgggtttgtcGACGTGGCATTGATTCCGTTCACCGCGTGGTTTTACACATATGAGACACGTGGCAATTTCAGTATTGAAGCTGAGTGTCCCAAAATTGTTGCATGGGCAAAGAGGTGCAGGGAGAAGGAGAGCGTGTCTAAGTCACTGCCTCATCCTCATAAGATTTATGATTATGCAATGGACCTTAAGAAGAAATTGGGGATAGAATAG